From a region of the Lactuca sativa cultivar Salinas chromosome 4, Lsat_Salinas_v11, whole genome shotgun sequence genome:
- the LOC111918411 gene encoding probable esterase KAI2: MGVVEQAHNVKILGSGDRTIVLAHGFGTDQSVWKHLVPHLVEDYKVVLYDNMGAGTTNPEYFDFDRYSSLEGYAYDVIGILEELKVSSCIYVGHSVSAMIGAVASISRPDLFSKLLMISASPRYLNDVDYFGGYEQEDLDQLFQAMESNFKAWCSGFAPLAVGADMECVSVQEFSRTLFNMRPDIALSVAQTIFQSDMRHLLCHVITPCHIIQSMKDLAVPVVVSEYLHQNLGGESIVEVMSTEGHLPQLSSPDVVVPVILRHIRGDIVV, from the exons ATGGGAGTCGTAGAACAAGCTCACAATGTGAAGATCTTAGGCTCCGGCGACCGGACGATTGTTTTGGCTCACGGATTCGGAACAGATCAGTCGGTATGGAAGCATCTGGTTCCTCATCTCGTTGAAGATTACAAAGTTGTTCTGTATGATAACATGGGGGCAGGAACAACAAACCCAGAATACTTCGATTTTGATCGGTATTCGAGTTTAGAAGGTTATGCGTACGATGTGATCGGCATTTTGGAGGAACTTAAAGTTTCTTCATGTATATATGTTGGTCACTCTGTATCTGCCATGATTGGGGCTGTTGCTTCGATTAGTCGTCCTGATTTGTTCTCCAAACTCCTCATGATTTCAGCTTCTCCAAG GTATCTGAATGATGTGGATTACTTCGGAGGATACGAACAAGAAGATCTGGATCAACTATTCCAAGCAATGGAGTCGAATTTCAAGGCATGGTGTTCTGGTTTTGCGCCATTAGCAGTTGGTGCAGATATGGAGTGTGTTTCAGTTCAAGAATTTAGTCGAACGCTTTTCAATATGAGACCTGATATTGCGTTAAGTGTTGCACAAACCATTTTCCAAAGTGATATGCGACATTTATTGTGTCATGTCATAACCCCATGTCATATAATTCAGAGCATGAAGGATCTAGCAGTTCCTGTGGTTGTATCTGAGTATCTTCATCAAAACCTTGGTGGTGAGTCTATTGTTGAGGTTATGTCGACTGAGGGTCATCTCCCGCAGTTGAGCTCACCCGATGTTGTAGTTCCGGTGATCCTAAGGCATATTCGGGGTGATATTGTTGTGTAA